The following are encoded in a window of Mannheimia varigena genomic DNA:
- the rraA gene encoding ribonuclease E activity regulator RraA has product MRIDTSELCDLYSDQVDVVEPIFSSFGGASSFFGKITTVKCFESNGLIAEVLEEEGEGRVLLVDGGGAVRRALIDAELAQLAVDNGWEGIIVYGAVRQLDVLERLDIGIHALAPIPVGADNTDIGEVDTPVNFGGVTFFPEDYVYADLTGIILSQELLDLNEISE; this is encoded by the coding sequence ATGCGTATCGATACCTCTGAGCTTTGCGATCTTTATTCCGATCAAGTTGATGTGGTTGAACCGATTTTTTCAAGCTTCGGTGGAGCATCATCATTTTTCGGTAAAATTACCACCGTTAAATGTTTTGAAAGCAACGGTTTAATTGCCGAAGTGCTGGAAGAAGAGGGTGAAGGGCGTGTGTTATTAGTTGATGGTGGCGGTGCAGTTCGCCGTGCCTTAATTGATGCGGAGCTGGCTCAACTGGCAGTGGATAACGGCTGGGAAGGGATTATCGTTTATGGTGCTGTTCGTCAGTTAGATGTTTTAGAACGTTTAGATATTGGTATTCACGCACTCGCTCCAATTCCTGTGGGGGCAGATAATACCGATATTGGCGAAGTGGATACGCCGGTTAATTTTGGTGGTGTAACTTTCTTCCCTGAAGATTATGTTTATGCTGATTTAACAGGTATTATTCTTTCGCAAGAATTGTTGGATTTAAACGAGATTAGCGAATAA
- the mrcB gene encoding penicillin-binding protein 1B, with protein sequence MSDVELNEQSQEPEQKPKKRSYILTTLFKLGLIGACSVAFYGIYLDGKIRSKMDGQVWELPAEVYARIESIKIEDNLTLEQTKQALLDNGYRQVSQVATPGDFKIEENRLVLLRRAFPFPETPEAQRVLRLTFKDDKLTYIEDLVQAKLIEEFRLDPKLLAMLHSDSDEERQALKLQEYPRLLIESLILTEDRRFYQHDGISPIGIARALITNYQAGRTVQGGSTLTQQLVKNLFLTNERSLVRKINEALMSVILDFRYDKNRILETYLNEIYLGQNGSYQIHGFALASQFYFGRPIQEISLDQIALLVGMVKGPSLYNPWKNPKGATERRNVVLRLLLDHQVINQELYDLLSTRPLNVREKGTIYREQPAFMQALTLDLKNELGEVKSAQLSGTKIFTTLDRKQQRSAEQAIIIGLEDLENKDKKVTDLQSAIVVAEYRTGKVRAIVGDRLTQFAGFNRAIQSKRQIGSLVKPSIYAIALAQPDLFRLNTPIQNKQISIKVGSTYWTPRNYDRSFSGSVMFMDALVRSLNIPTVNIGMKVGLKKVIAKQKEMGWDNAEIPPYPSTLLGSYSISPYDVTRSYQVIANEGLKTPLTTIEAIISHNGEMFYQRDNNKASEQVLPPEAAVQTMYAMQQVVERGTARSLQNDFAKLKLAGKTGTTNNARDTWFVGVDGEHVTTVWLGKDNNGDTNLTGSSGALYVYKQYLERALPQAYKLPKLDTIQWVGINSYGSWNCDSGRQIPVWRDKGQRYCTSTGTVVTDKPSVWDALSLKKENNSNPKAEEAEGKQSIPIEEVAPKE encoded by the coding sequence ATGTCAGACGTTGAGTTAAACGAGCAGAGCCAAGAGCCTGAGCAGAAGCCAAAAAAGAGAAGCTATATTCTTACTACTCTATTTAAACTTGGTTTGATTGGGGCTTGTAGCGTTGCCTTTTACGGTATTTATTTGGACGGCAAAATCCGTAGCAAAATGGACGGGCAAGTTTGGGAATTACCTGCTGAGGTTTATGCTCGCATTGAGAGTATCAAAATTGAAGATAACTTAACGCTGGAGCAAACCAAGCAAGCGTTGTTAGATAACGGCTATCGCCAGGTTTCGCAAGTAGCAACTCCAGGCGATTTCAAAATTGAAGAAAATCGTTTAGTGTTGCTCCGCCGTGCGTTCCCATTCCCTGAAACGCCTGAAGCTCAACGTGTGCTGCGTTTAACCTTCAAAGATGACAAATTAACTTATATTGAAGATTTAGTGCAGGCGAAATTAATTGAAGAGTTCCGCCTAGACCCGAAATTGCTGGCAATGCTGCATTCCGACAGCGATGAAGAACGCCAAGCATTAAAGCTACAAGAATATCCTCGTTTATTAATTGAATCCCTAATTTTAACCGAAGATCGCCGCTTTTATCAGCACGATGGGATCAGCCCAATTGGGATTGCTCGTGCGTTAATCACTAACTATCAAGCAGGACGTACGGTACAGGGCGGCAGTACTTTAACGCAGCAGTTGGTGAAAAACCTATTTTTAACCAATGAACGCTCTTTAGTGCGGAAAATCAATGAAGCCTTGATGTCGGTGATTTTGGATTTTCGTTATGACAAAAACCGCATTTTAGAAACCTACCTCAACGAAATTTATTTAGGACAGAACGGTAGTTATCAAATCCACGGCTTTGCCTTGGCGAGCCAATTCTATTTTGGCAGACCGATTCAAGAAATTAGTCTCGATCAAATCGCCTTGTTAGTAGGAATGGTGAAAGGTCCGTCGCTGTATAATCCGTGGAAAAATCCTAAAGGGGCGACGGAACGCCGTAATGTGGTGTTGCGTTTATTGCTTGATCACCAAGTTATAAACCAAGAACTTTATGACTTATTAAGTACCCGCCCATTAAATGTGCGTGAAAAAGGCACAATTTACCGTGAACAGCCTGCCTTTATGCAGGCATTAACGCTTGATTTGAAAAATGAATTGGGTGAGGTGAAATCAGCCCAACTTTCCGGTACGAAAATTTTTACAACCCTAGACCGTAAACAGCAGCGTTCAGCAGAACAAGCAATTATTATTGGCTTAGAAGATTTAGAGAACAAAGATAAAAAGGTTACCGATCTGCAATCTGCCATTGTAGTAGCAGAATATCGCACAGGTAAGGTACGGGCGATAGTGGGCGACCGTTTAACGCAATTTGCAGGTTTTAATCGTGCCATTCAGTCGAAACGCCAAATCGGTTCTTTGGTTAAGCCATCCATTTATGCGATTGCGTTGGCTCAACCTGATTTATTCCGCTTGAATACGCCAATTCAAAATAAACAGATTTCCATTAAAGTCGGCTCAACTTATTGGACACCACGAAACTACGACCGTAGCTTTAGTGGCTCAGTAATGTTTATGGACGCTTTAGTTCGCTCACTTAATATTCCAACAGTAAATATTGGTATGAAGGTAGGCTTGAAAAAAGTGATTGCCAAGCAAAAAGAGATGGGATGGGATAATGCAGAAATTCCACCATATCCATCAACATTGTTAGGTTCTTACTCGATTTCACCTTATGATGTAACACGTTCTTACCAAGTAATTGCAAATGAAGGGTTAAAAACACCATTAACAACCATCGAGGCAATTATTTCGCATAATGGTGAAATGTTCTATCAACGAGATAACAACAAAGCGAGTGAGCAGGTACTTCCACCGGAAGCTGCAGTGCAAACAATGTACGCAATGCAACAGGTAGTAGAACGAGGCACAGCTCGTAGTCTACAAAATGATTTTGCGAAGTTAAAATTAGCAGGTAAAACAGGTACAACCAATAACGCAAGAGATACCTGGTTTGTGGGAGTTGATGGAGAACACGTTACCACCGTATGGTTAGGTAAAGATAATAACGGCGATACAAATCTGACAGGTTCAAGTGGTGCGTTATATGTGTATAAACAATATCTTGAACGGGCTTTACCGCAGGCGTACAAATTACCAAAACTCGATACTATACAATGGGTAGGGATTAATAGCTACGGTAGTTGGAATTGCGACAGCGGCAGACAAATTCCTGTTTGGCGCGATAAAGGGCAACGTTATTGCACCAGCACTGGCACAGTCGTTACGGATAAACCAAGTGTGTGGGACGCTCTTTCCCTGAAGAAAGAAAATAATTCAAATCCGAAAGCAGAAGAGGCTGAAGGCAAACAATCTATTCCAATCGAAGAAGTTGCACCAAAAGAATAA
- a CDS encoding Dps family protein, with the protein MAMSNIGLDKEVAKKLADELNGLLATYQVFYTNVRGYHWNVRGVNFFELHAKFEEIYDDLVSKVDEIAERILTLGHTPNNAFSQYLTRSQIKEHIGVSAAQECLRGTLDGFKTLLAQQREILALANDADDEGTASQMSDYIKEQEKLVWMFTAACAECSDYAQGCSCNS; encoded by the coding sequence ATGGCAATGTCAAATATCGGTTTAGATAAAGAAGTCGCGAAAAAATTAGCAGATGAATTAAACGGTTTATTAGCAACTTATCAAGTATTTTATACCAATGTGCGTGGTTACCACTGGAATGTGCGTGGTGTAAACTTCTTTGAATTACACGCAAAATTTGAAGAAATTTATGATGATTTAGTCTCTAAAGTAGATGAAATCGCAGAGCGTATTTTGACCTTAGGTCATACACCAAACAACGCATTTAGCCAATACTTAACACGCTCTCAAATTAAAGAGCATATTGGTGTTTCAGCTGCTCAAGAGTGCTTAAGAGGTACATTAGATGGCTTCAAAACGCTTCTAGCCCAGCAGCGTGAAATTTTAGCCCTTGCAAATGATGCTGATGATGAAGGTACAGCTTCTCAAATGAGCGACTACATTAAAGAGCAAGAGAAATTAGTGTGGATGTTTACTGCTGCTTGCGCAGAATGTTCAGATTACGCACAAGGTTGCTCTTGCAACTCATAA
- a CDS encoding tRNA1(Val) (adenine(37)-N6)-methyltransferase, with product MSSGFQFKQFFIQHDQCAMKVNTDGILLGAIAHIKNVQQILDLGTGSGLVAVMLAQRTSSNCQITALDLEPNAYQQAVKNAENSAWAERIEVVQGDVMQHRFEHKFDLIVSNPPYFFDSLACRNEERDLARNFTAQTHFDWLKQAKKWLAENGRMTMILPTEAAEKLISQSPNIGLYCIEQWLVFTKVGKEPKRSIVSFSLQDNMCEQNELVIYDLNNQYTSEFKLLTQDFYLNF from the coding sequence ATGTCGAGCGGTTTTCAATTTAAACAGTTTTTTATTCAGCACGACCAATGTGCGATGAAGGTCAATACGGACGGCATTTTGCTTGGGGCAATTGCTCACATCAAAAATGTTCAGCAAATCTTAGACTTAGGCACAGGTTCGGGCTTGGTTGCAGTAATGCTTGCACAACGCACAAGTAGTAACTGCCAAATTACCGCCCTAGACCTTGAGCCAAATGCTTACCAACAAGCGGTCAAAAATGCCGAAAATTCTGCGTGGGCAGAGCGAATTGAAGTAGTTCAAGGTGATGTAATGCAGCACCGTTTTGAGCATAAATTTGATTTGATTGTCAGCAATCCGCCTTATTTTTTCGATTCCTTAGCCTGCCGAAATGAAGAGCGAGATCTCGCCCGAAATTTCACCGCACAAACCCATTTTGATTGGCTAAAACAAGCCAAAAAGTGGTTGGCGGAAAATGGCAGAATGACAATGATTTTACCCACAGAAGCGGCAGAAAAACTCATTTCACAAAGCCCCAATATCGGTTTGTATTGTATTGAGCAATGGTTGGTTTTTACTAAAGTAGGTAAAGAGCCGAAGCGAAGCATTGTGAGTTTCAGCTTACAAGATAACATGTGCGAACAAAACGAGCTAGTGATTTACGATCTGAACAATCAATATACATCTGAATTTAAGCTGCTCACTCAAGATTTTTATTTGAATTTCTAA
- the menB gene encoding 1,4-dihydroxy-2-naphthoyl-CoA synthase, with amino-acid sequence MLYPSEEFLYAPVEWVDHSEGYTDIRYHKSTDGIAKITINRPEVRNAFRPHTVKEMIEAFSDARFDEKIGVIVLTGEGEYAFCAGGDQKVRGDYGGYKDESGVHHLNVLDFQRDIRTCPKPVVAMVAGYAIGGGHVLHMLCDLTIAADNAKFGQTGPKVGSFDGGWGASYMARLVGQKKAREIWFLCRQYNAQEALDMGLVNTVVPYADLEKETVRWCREMLQNSPIALRCLKAALNADCDGQAGLQELAGNATMLFYMTEEGQEGRNAFNEKREPDFSKFRRNP; translated from the coding sequence ATGTTATATCCAAGCGAAGAGTTTTTATATGCACCGGTGGAATGGGTTGATCATAGCGAAGGCTACACCGACATTCGTTACCACAAATCGACTGATGGTATTGCGAAAATCACCATTAACCGCCCTGAAGTGCGTAATGCGTTCCGTCCGCACACGGTGAAAGAAATGATCGAAGCCTTTTCTGATGCTCGCTTTGATGAAAAAATCGGGGTTATCGTTTTAACTGGTGAAGGCGAATATGCGTTTTGTGCCGGTGGCGACCAAAAAGTACGTGGCGACTACGGCGGCTATAAAGATGAGAGCGGCGTTCACCACTTAAACGTGTTGGATTTCCAACGTGATATCCGCACTTGTCCTAAACCAGTGGTGGCAATGGTGGCAGGCTATGCGATTGGTGGCGGTCACGTTCTGCATATGTTGTGTGATTTAACCATCGCTGCGGATAACGCTAAATTCGGTCAAACCGGCCCGAAAGTGGGTTCATTTGATGGCGGCTGGGGTGCAAGCTATATGGCTCGTTTAGTTGGTCAGAAAAAAGCCCGTGAAATTTGGTTCTTATGCCGTCAATACAACGCTCAAGAAGCGTTAGATATGGGCTTGGTGAACACTGTTGTGCCTTACGCCGATTTAGAAAAAGAGACCGTGCGTTGGTGTCGTGAAATGTTACAAAACAGCCCGATTGCCTTACGTTGCTTAAAGGCGGCGTTGAATGCGGACTGCGATGGTCAGGCCGGTCTTCAAGAATTAGCGGGCAACGCCACAATGTTGTTCTATATGACGGAAGAAGGGCAAGAAGGACGCAATGCGTTTAATGAAAAACGTGAGCCGGACTTCAGCAAATTCCGCCGCAATCCGTAG
- a CDS encoding mechanosensitive ion channel family protein: protein MTDKTPPAENIDVVAETSKVIDKVSNMNFDTMLNEWIIPYGTKILLAIAIFVIGKFLARVISNLLGKAALKSTKDEMLQSFISSISYFLFLLIVVIASLSQLGINTSSLVALIGAAGLAIGLSLQNSLQNFAAGVMLLIFKPFRKGDLIESSGMIGVVEQMGLLVLELRTGDNKTVLLPNGKVFSDSIVNYSNNPTRRIDFTFDISYDSNIKEAKEIIERILETNEYVLKEPKPVVAVGALAANSVQLVVRPWVQTPNYWAAYWEITEQIKLAFDNAGVEIPYNQMELHIKNNLLDNKEHEKY, encoded by the coding sequence ATGACCGACAAAACTCCTCCAGCTGAAAACATTGATGTCGTCGCAGAAACCAGCAAAGTGATCGACAAAGTCAGCAATATGAACTTTGACACTATGCTTAACGAATGGATTATCCCTTATGGCACTAAGATTTTGCTGGCAATCGCCATTTTTGTTATCGGTAAATTCTTAGCTCGAGTCATCAGTAATTTACTTGGCAAAGCTGCTCTCAAATCCACTAAAGACGAAATGTTGCAAAGCTTCATTTCCTCCATTAGCTATTTCTTATTCTTATTGATTGTGGTGATTGCCTCCCTTTCGCAATTAGGCATTAACACAAGCTCGTTAGTCGCCTTAATCGGTGCGGCAGGCTTGGCGATTGGTTTATCACTCCAAAATTCCCTACAAAATTTCGCTGCCGGCGTAATGTTGCTGATCTTCAAACCATTCCGTAAAGGTGATTTAATTGAAAGTAGTGGAATGATAGGTGTGGTTGAGCAAATGGGCTTATTAGTATTAGAGCTTCGCACAGGCGATAACAAAACCGTGTTATTACCAAACGGCAAAGTGTTCTCAGACAGCATTGTGAACTACTCAAACAACCCAACCCGCCGAATCGATTTTACCTTTGATATTTCTTACGATTCTAATATTAAAGAAGCCAAAGAGATTATTGAGCGTATTTTAGAAACGAATGAATATGTTTTAAAAGAGCCGAAACCTGTTGTTGCTGTAGGTGCTTTAGCGGCAAATAGTGTACAGCTGGTTGTTCGTCCTTGGGTTCAAACACCAAACTATTGGGCTGCTTATTGGGAAATTACCGAGCAAATCAAATTAGCATTTGATAATGCAGGTGTGGAAATTCCTTATAATCAAATGGAATTACATATTAAAAACAACTTGTTAGATAATAAAGAACATGAGAAGTATTAA
- a CDS encoding glycoside hydrolase family 2 TIM barrel-domain containing protein, translated as MSLPNYYQDPSVLHVNRVPHHAYFVPFQKGQTPSQLEREQSANFTLLNGDWAFDLYPSPYDLPPDFLTRAGSHTIPVPSNWQTQGFDAHQYTNINYPIPFDPPYVPHQNPCGVYQHEIEFEPKPNKRYFLNFEGVDSCLFVYLNGEFVGYGQISHSTNEFEITQQLQHGKNCLVVVVLKWCDGSYLEDQDKFRMSGIFRDVYILEREQNYLQDCFIRYKLSEDLSQAALSVETQFSDQPEEVHFQLLDPQGNLVCEQASGDFSANICNVALWNAEDPKLYTLQLSYQNEIIEQKIGFRQIRVENGVLLFNNKPIKFKGVNRHDSDPVTGYAIGREQALIDLRLMKEHNFNAIRTAHYPNSPWFTEMCDQLGFYVIAESDIESHGSSAVYIESPENSILFNVQNPNKQEEIRQQAVDNFCYFARDPNFKAAILDRTHANVERDKNRTSVIIWSLGNEAGFGENFEAAARWVKERDPSRLTHYEGSIYQHSAHQNDLSNLDLYSEMYPSTERLDEYFADPQSRKPFILCEYAHAMGNSCGDAEDYWQTFQQYAGSCGGFVWEWCDHAPLTPHSEKYGYGGDFGETLHDGNFCMDGLVSQHRIPHTNLLEFKNVNRPARAELREGKIWLKNQLDFTNLADYLTVHYAFSENGETVQQGQLLVNCEPNQTACLPLELPAPSEKLQLLTLDYYLKESTPLLSKDHHLGFDQLVLTEKMVKPELPPRSQAVIFVENITNGWQITNGEYRYRFDKLKGIFTAIEKNGVPMIEQPLDFNIWRAPTDNDRLIQEFWQKAGYDKCYTRAYSTTLLQEENGVKIVAECGIVATAQSRILTLTVVYHILPSGEIELNVVQAKRPTHLPFLPRFGLRFFLNKTNYQAEYFGYGERESYVDKHHLAKLGRYQTTAAENHTDYLKPQENGSYFGTHYVKLDNLMITADTPFSFNLSPYTQEELTAKTHSYELVESEHTILCVDYKMSGIGSNSCGPSLKEQYRLNEEHFKWNVKIIL; from the coding sequence ATGTCATTACCAAATTATTACCAAGATCCGAGCGTGCTACACGTTAATCGAGTGCCGCACCACGCTTATTTCGTGCCTTTTCAAAAAGGGCAAACGCCGAGCCAGTTGGAGCGTGAGCAGTCAGCAAATTTCACCTTGCTTAATGGCGATTGGGCGTTTGATCTTTATCCAAGCCCTTACGATTTACCGCCCGATTTCCTCACTCGGGCTGGTTCGCACACTATTCCGGTTCCCTCAAACTGGCAAACGCAGGGCTTTGACGCTCACCAATACACCAACATCAATTACCCGATTCCGTTCGATCCGCCTTATGTGCCACACCAAAATCCGTGTGGAGTTTATCAGCATGAAATCGAATTTGAACCCAAGCCAAACAAACGTTACTTCCTCAATTTTGAGGGCGTGGATTCCTGTCTGTTTGTCTATCTGAACGGTGAATTTGTCGGCTATGGGCAGATCAGCCATAGCACCAACGAATTTGAGATTACCCAACAGCTCCAGCACGGCAAAAACTGCCTTGTGGTGGTGGTGTTGAAATGGTGTGACGGCAGTTATTTGGAAGATCAGGACAAATTCAGAATGTCGGGCATTTTCCGTGATGTGTACATTTTGGAGCGTGAGCAAAATTACCTGCAAGATTGCTTTATCCGCTATAAATTAAGCGAAGATCTTTCCCAAGCGGCACTTTCAGTGGAAACGCAATTTTCCGATCAGCCTGAAGAAGTGCATTTCCAACTGCTTGATCCGCAAGGCAACCTTGTTTGTGAGCAAGCAAGCGGTGATTTTTCGGCAAACATTTGCAATGTGGCGTTGTGGAATGCGGAAGATCCGAAACTCTACACATTACAATTAAGCTATCAAAACGAAATCATCGAGCAAAAAATCGGCTTCCGCCAAATTCGGGTGGAAAACGGCGTGCTATTATTTAACAACAAACCGATTAAATTCAAAGGCGTGAACCGCCACGATTCCGACCCCGTCACTGGTTACGCCATCGGCCGTGAGCAAGCCCTTATTGATTTGCGGTTGATGAAAGAGCACAACTTCAACGCCATTCGCACCGCTCACTATCCGAACTCACCGTGGTTCACCGAAATGTGCGATCAGCTCGGCTTTTATGTGATCGCCGAGAGCGATATTGAATCCCACGGTTCCAGTGCGGTGTACATTGAAAGCCCCGAAAACAGCATTCTGTTCAATGTGCAAAACCCGAATAAACAGGAGGAAATCCGCCAACAAGCGGTCGATAATTTCTGTTATTTTGCAAGAGATCCGAATTTCAAAGCAGCGATTTTAGACCGCACCCACGCCAATGTGGAGCGAGACAAAAACCGCACGTCAGTCATCATTTGGTCGCTCGGCAACGAAGCCGGTTTTGGCGAGAATTTTGAAGCCGCTGCTCGCTGGGTGAAGGAACGAGATCCGAGCCGCTTAACCCATTACGAAGGCTCAATTTATCAGCATTCCGCACATCAAAACGATCTCTCCAACTTAGATTTATACAGCGAAATGTACCCAAGCACCGAGCGGCTTGATGAATATTTTGCCGATCCACAAAGCCGCAAACCGTTTATTTTGTGCGAATATGCCCACGCAATGGGGAACTCTTGCGGCGATGCGGAAGATTATTGGCAGACGTTCCAGCAATACGCCGGCTCGTGCGGCGGCTTTGTGTGGGAATGGTGCGACCACGCTCCACTTACCCCACATTCTGAAAAATACGGCTACGGCGGTGATTTCGGCGAAACCTTGCACGATGGCAATTTCTGTATGGACGGTTTGGTTTCGCAACACCGTATTCCGCACACCAATTTGCTTGAATTTAAAAACGTCAATCGCCCGGCTCGAGCCGAGTTGAGAGAGGGCAAAATTTGGCTGAAAAATCAGTTGGATTTCACCAATCTTGCCGATTACCTCACCGTGCATTATGCCTTTAGCGAAAATGGCGAAACCGTGCAGCAAGGGCAACTTTTGGTAAATTGCGAGCCAAATCAGACCGCTTGTTTGCCACTGGAATTGCCTGCTCCGAGCGAAAAATTGCAGCTTTTAACTCTCGACTATTATTTAAAGGAAAGCACGCCGCTACTATCCAAAGATCATCATTTGGGCTTTGACCAGCTTGTTCTCACCGAAAAAATGGTGAAGCCGGAGCTTCCACCACGCTCACAAGCGGTGATTTTTGTGGAAAATATTACAAATGGCTGGCAGATCACCAATGGCGAATATCGCTACCGTTTCGACAAACTCAAAGGCATTTTCACCGCCATTGAGAAAAACGGCGTGCCGATGATTGAGCAGCCGCTCGATTTCAACATTTGGCGAGCCCCAACCGATAACGACCGCTTAATTCAAGAGTTTTGGCAAAAAGCCGGCTACGACAAATGCTACACCCGAGCTTACTCCACCACACTTTTGCAAGAGGAAAACGGCGTGAAAATTGTGGCGGAATGCGGCATTGTGGCAACCGCCCAAAGCCGAATATTAACGCTGACAGTGGTTTACCATATTTTGCCGAGCGGCGAAATTGAGCTAAATGTAGTACAGGCAAAACGCCCAACCCATTTGCCGTTTTTACCACGCTTCGGACTGCGTTTTTTCCTTAACAAAACCAATTATCAAGCAGAATATTTCGGCTATGGCGAGCGAGAAAGTTATGTAGATAAGCACCATTTAGCGAAGCTCGGGCGTTACCAAACCACGGCGGCAGAAAACCACACGGATTACCTCAAACCGCAAGAAAACGGCAGCTATT